From Camelina sativa cultivar DH55 chromosome 7, Cs, whole genome shotgun sequence, one genomic window encodes:
- the LOC104700975 gene encoding uncharacterized protein LOC104700975, with amino-acid sequence MIETVLTSKTLIGFISDTKSFESITEDYFRILDLDKSGTLSPSELRQGLNHVVAVESEVASGEETDHVYNAIFERFGEDLVPEKFRDLVAEILTAMARGIGNSPVIMVVHNDGLIMKAVHHESEQQGK; translated from the coding sequence ATGATCGAAACGGTATTGACGAGCAAAACTCTCATCGGATTCATCTCCGATACAAAATCATTCGAATCAATCACCGAAGACTATTTCCGGATTCTAGATCTAGACAAAAGCGGAACATTGTCTCCATCGGAGCTCCGGCAAGGTCTGAATCACGTGGTGGCTGTTGAATCCGAAGTCGCGTCCGGGGAAGAGACGGACCACGTGTACAACGCGATATTCGAGAGGTTTGGTGAAGATCTGGTTCCGGAGAAGTTTAGGGATTTGGTTGCCGAGATACTGACGGCGATGGCGAGAGGAATCGGAAACTCGCCGGTGATTATGGTTGTGCATAACGATGGGTTGATTATGAAAGCTGTTCATCATGAATCTGAACAACAAGGCAagtga
- the LOC104700978 gene encoding protein YLS9-like → MGDQQKIHPVLQMEANKTTKTTAPAAPRKTELLPIQRPITPPAMRSKKGNLCCKIFCWVLSLLVIALVALAIAVAVVYFVFHPKLPRYEVNSLRVTNLGINLDLSLSAEFRVEITARNPNKRIGIYYEKGGHIGVWYDKTKLCEGPIPRFYQGHRNVTKLNVVLTGRAQAGNTVLSALQQQQQTGRVPLDLKVDAPVAVKLGKLKMKKIRILGNCKLVVDSLSTNNNINIKASDCSFRVKL, encoded by the coding sequence ATGGGAGATCAACAGAAAATTCATCCGGTTCTTCAAATGGAAGCTAACAAGACGACGAAGACAACAGCACCAGCAGCTCCAAGAAAGACAGAGCTGCTTCCGATTCAACGGCCTATTACGCCTCCTGCGATGCGTAGTAAGAAGGGAAATCTGTGCTGCAAAATATTCTGTTGGGTGTTAAGCCTTCTAGTCATTGCATTGGTCGCGTTAGCAATAGCGGTTGCGGTTGTATACTTTGTCTTCCACCCTAAACTACCTCGTTACGAGGTAAACAGTTTACGAGTTACCAACCTCGGGATCAATTTAGACCTCTCTCTCTCCGCGGAGTTTAGAGTCGAGATCACAGCTCGTAATCCCAACAAAAGAATCGGGATTTATTACGAAAAAGGAGGACATATCGGTGTGTGGTACGACAAGACAAAGCTCTGCGAGGGGCCTATACCGAGGTTTTATCAAGGGCATCGCAATGTGACTAAACTAAATGTGGTTCTAACAGGAAGAGCGCAAGCCGGGAACACTGTCTTGTCGGCattgcagcagcagcaacagacAGGGCGTGTGCCGTTAGATCTTAAAGTGGATGCACCTGTTGCTGTAAAACTCGGgaaattgaagatgaagaagattcgGATATTAGGGAATTGTAAGCTTGTTGTTGATAGTTTATCGACAAACAATAATATCAACATAAAAGCTAGTGATTGCAGTTTTAGGGTCAAACTGTGA
- the LOC104700974 gene encoding uncharacterized protein LOC104700974, with amino-acid sequence MATLLELTPLQWNQPLPSYMRKPRNRRGVLLYSKPQRRSNSIRFQISVKYKQSTSSDSDSRSNSNPFEQIVGQVKKALDSLKKPAIAAVLLGLLLFYDPNTALAASGGRIGGNSFSSRSRSSSSQSYSVPRTSNPSFSYSARTAPYYGPSPFGGGFMGPAVGFGFGGFSSFSLILVGFAAFVLVSGFLSDRSQGDSILTDTQKTSVIKLQVGLLGLGRTLQQDFNRLAESADTSTPQGLSYVLTEATLALLRHPDYCISCYSSVDVKPSIEKGEKRFNQLSIEERGKFDEETLVNVNSIKRQSSKIRKASGFSNEYIVVTILVAAEGIHKLPPINGTIDLKEALQKLGSIPRSKMMAVEVLWTPQNEADALSERELLEDYPLLRPL; translated from the exons ATGGCGACCTTACTTGAATTAACTCCGCTTCAATGGAATCAGCCTCTTCCATCATACATGCGAAAGCCTCGTAATCGCAGAGGTGTTCTTCTCTACTCCAAACCTCAACGGAGATCAAACTCGATTCGTTTCCAAATCTCCGTCAAATACAAACAGTCGACGAGTTCGGACTCAGACTCGAGATCCAATTCGAATCCGTTTGAACAAATCGTGGGTCAGGTCAAGAAAGCGTTAGATTCGTTGAAGAAACCAGCTATAGCTGCGGTTTTGCTTGGGTTGCTTTTGTTCTATGATCCTAATACGGCTTTAGCTGCGTCTGGTGGTAGAATTGGTGGTAACTCTTTCTCCTCGAGGTCTCGGAGCTCTTCTTCGCAATCGTATTCTGTGCCGAGAACATCGAATCCGAGCTTTTCGTATTCCGCTCGGACCGCTCCGTACTATGGTCCGTCACCGTTCGGTGGGGGTTTTATGGGTCCGGCGGTTGGTTTTGGGTTTGGTGGGTTTTCGAGCTTTTCTTTGATTCTGGTTGGTTTCGCTGCGTTTGTTTTGGTCTCTGGGTTCCTCTCAGATCGGTCACAGGGTGATAGCATTTTAACCGATACTCAGAAAACTAGCGTCATTAAGCTACAG GTGGGGTTGTTGGGTTTGGGGAGGACACTACAACAAGATTTTAATCGTCTTGCTGAAAGTGCAGATACATCCACGCCACAGGGTCTGAGCTATGTTTTAACCG AGGCAACACTGGCGTTGCTGAGGCACCCTGACTACTGCATCTCCTGTTATTCATCA GTGGATGTGAAGCCGAGTATAGAAAAGGGAGAAAAGCGATTTAATCAACTCTCAATTGAAGAACGGGGAAAATTTGATGAAGAGACACTTGTAAACGTGAATAGCATAAAGAGACAAAGCTCAAAGATTCGGAAAGCTAGCGGTTTCAGCAATGAATATATTGTG GTAACCATCTTGGTGGCTGCAGAGGGTATACATAAACTGCCGCCAATAAATGGAACTATAGATCTGAAGGAAGCCTTACAGAAACTCGGGTCGATACCAAGAAGCAAAATGATG GCAGTAGAAGTACTGTGGACACCGCAGAACGAGGCTGACGCTTTGTCAGAAAGGGAACTACTTGAAGATTACCCACTTTTGAGGCCTTTGTAA
- the LOC104700977 gene encoding acyl-coenzyme A thioesterase 13-like → MEKKILEYLQLSDEVNDCGEAERLEEEFSREGRSFYEVFSLRGIRVSRVDLGFISCSFKVPLRLTDRDRNLANGAIANLVDEVGGALVQIEGLLPPCVSVDMSIEFLSTAKLGEELEVTSRLLGERGRYKGTLVVVRNKRTGEVIAEGRHSLFGRQASKL, encoded by the exons ATGGAGAAAAAAATTCTCGAGTATTTGCAACTGAGCGATGAGGTTAACGACTGCGGTGAGGCAGAGCGACTGGAAGAGGAGTTCTCACGGGAAGGAAGAAGCTTCTACGAGGTTTTTAGTCTCAGAGGAATCCGAGTCAGCCGGGTCGACCTGGGTTTCATTTCCTGCTCTTTCAAGGTCCCCCTTCGTTTGACG GATAGAGACAGGAATCTAGCTAATGGTGCGATTGCGAATCTTGTGGATGAAGTTGGTGGAGCGCTTGTACAAATCGAAGGCTTATTACCTCCTTGTGTTTCTGTGGACATGTCTATTGAATTCCTTTCTACAGCTAAGCTCGGT GAGGAGTTGGAGGTAACGTCGAGATTGTTAGGCGAGAGAGGACGTTATAAAGGAACACTTGTTGTAGTGAGAAACAAGAGGACCGGAGAGGTTATAGCAGAAGGTCGTCATTCTTTGTTTGGCAGGCAAGCTAGTAAGTTATGA
- the LOC109125434 gene encoding uncharacterized protein LOC109125434: protein MSIKNVVFLLAAICVVVSVNAQLPQFPAPFPFPFPFQPIPGMSGLPDITKCWSVVMDIPRCVTEIAQSIFTGRFSNIGPACCKAFLDVEANCMPKISFIPFFPPMLKEQCLRTAGAAPPTPK from the coding sequence ATGTCTAtcaaaaatgttgtttttcttctgGCAGCCATATGCGTTGTGGTCTCCGTAAATGCTCAACTACCACAGTTTCCAGCTCCGTTTCCTTTTCCATTTCCATTTCAACCAATTCCAGGAATGTCAGGATTACCTGATATAACAAAATGTTGGTCAGTAGTGATGGATATTCCTAGATGCGTTACAGAGATTGCTCAATCGATATTCACTGGAAGGTTCAGTAACATAGGTCCTGCTTGTTGCAAAGCATTTTTGGATGTGGAAGCCAATTGCATGccaaaaatttcatttattCCGTTTTTTCCTCCTATGCTAAAAGAACAATGTTTAAGAACTGCTGGTGCAGCCCCTCCTACTCCAAaatag